AAAATATCTTCGAATTCTGGAAGTTCAATTTTTCCTATTCTTTGTAAGTGATTTTTAACTTCATTTTGCTTAAATGCAAGCTGCTGGCTGTATTTCATATTCTGCCATTTGCATCCGCCGCATACTCCAAAATGCTCACAGATTGGATCTACTCTGTAATCTGATAATTCGTGAAATTTTACGGCTTTACCTTCGTAATACGCCTTTCTTTTTTTGAATGTTTGTACGTCAACCACATCTCCAGGCACTACATTCGGAATAAATATTACTTTACCGTCAGGTGCTTTGGCTACTGAAACTCCTTTTGCACCAGCATCAAGAACTTGAATTTGATGAAAGACAACTTTGTCTGTATTTTTTCTTCCCATAGCGCAAAAATAAGCCTTTGAAAACTTTTACAAATTTAATTTTACAAATTTTTTAGAAATTCATCAAAAAATTAGTTTAATCGAGGATAAAAGCTAATTTTGTTTTGTAAGAAACCCCACTAAAAATACAAGTTTAACCTACTATTATTGCCTCCTTTTTATGAAGTTGTACCACAAACTCTCGAAGATCAGCTTTCTTAAAAAAAGTTATGCTTTTAAGTTCCTTTTTGTTGCTTTTATAGGTATTCATATCCCTTTAATTGGAATTTTATTTTTTGTACTGTATTTTAAGCATAGTATTTCGCCTACTTCAATTCTGATCTTTTCGTTAATTATGACATTACTTGCTACGGCAATTACACTTTTGGTTTTAAATAAATTAATTACGCCAATAAAAAAAGCTTCGAAAGCATTGGATGATTATAGAAGTTCAAGAAAGATGTCTGTTCTTCCGACAGAATATACCGATGAGGCTGGATTACTTTTGTGTAATATTCAGGAATCAATTTATGAAGCGGAGAGTTTTATAAATGAAAAACAAGATTTGGTTTATATGCTTTCGCATGATTTAAAAAACTTTGCAGGAAATCCGCAAGGATTAGCCAGATTAATAATCAGTGAGAATCCTTCCGAATCTGTTGTAAACCTTGCTGAATTAATCTGCGAATCAACTGATCTTCAGTTTCGATATATAGAAAATTTTATAAAACTGCTAAAAGAACAGGATGAAGTCGTTAAAGTAAATCCTGAAATAAAAACAGTTCTATTTCCTAATATTCTTCCGTTTATCAATGAACAGGTTGAACAGCGTTTATTTGACAAAAATATAAAGCTGAATTTAGTTTTGGAATGTGTTGAAGCTAAACTTAAAATTGATGAAGGACTCCTGATTCAGGTTTTAGTTAATCTAATTAGTAACGCGGTTAAGTTTTCTTACTTTGACAGTGAAATTAAAGTCCGAATTTATTCTGAAGACTCTAAATTAATTTTGACAGTAAAAGATAGCGGTATTGGTTTTGATAAACATCAAATAGAAGAATTATTTAAAAAATTCACTAAAATGAGCCGACTTGGAACGGCAAATGAAAGTTCTACGGGAATTGGATTGTATTTATGCAAAAAAATAATAGAACGTAACAAAGGCCGATTGAGCGCATCCAGCGACGGAAAAAACAGGGGAGCTGAATTCAGAATTGAATTTGATATTTAATAAATAAAGGTTACTAAGATTTTAGAATCCTAGTAACCTAAGTTTTTTTTATTAATGTGTAATATTGTTGTAAATTAAAGTCGGTTTTTCATTCACGCATTCGATACCTGTTGGAGGAGGCATCATAACGCAGTCAAGAGCATAATAAACTCCCCATTTTGCATCAAACTTTCCCTGAGCTTCCTTGTACTTATCAATTTTTTGCTGCAAAACAGAAACGTTTACAGTTTTATTATAGATAATGTATCCTGAACAAAGAGATGCGCCAAATTTCACAAACGTCCATTCCTCTGGATTGGTGCAGGATTTCGAGTTAATTTGAGAATAATCTATAATTTCCTGATACATTTTATCAAGTCTTGCTTGTTCTTCCTCTCTTGAGCTTTCATCTTTGCTGCAAGAAGTTATAATCAGAAAAATTGCAAATAACAAATAAGATAATTTCTTCATGTTTTTATGGTTTATTGGTTAGTATTTTTATAACTAGATTCAATAAACCATAAAAGGTTGCGTGTTTATGAGAGAAAAAACTTAAATAAACTTACCAAAGCTGATGTACAGCAGGTTTTATAAGGTTATTGTAAATTTTATTCATTTCTGAAATCTGTTCTACAGTTAATTTAGGAGTATCATAAACCGATAAATTAGATAAAACATGATTTACTTTTGACGCACCTGGAATGATACAGCTGATTTCGTTAAAACTTAAAATCCACTGTAATGCTATTGGAGCAAGATTTTGAGCTTCTGGAAATAATGCTTTCAAAGCTTCAACTGCTTTTAATCCTAAATCATAATCAATTCCTGAAAATGTTTCGCCTTTATCAAAAGCTTCTCCGTTACGGTTAAAATTACGGTGGTCTTGAGGCTCAAAAGTTGTTTTCTCGCTGAATGTTCCTGTTAGAAGTCCGCTGGCTAATGGAACTCTGGCAATAACTCCAATATCTTTCTTTTTTGCTTCTGAAAAAAACAATTCAGAAGGACGCTGACGGAAAAGATTGAAAATAATCTGAACCGTTGTTACATTCGAATATTCGATTGCTTTTAAAGCTTCTTCTACTTTTTCAACGCTCACACCAAGATTAAGGATTTTTCCCTGTTCTTTTAATCGGTCAAAAAGTTCAAATATTTCAGGGCGATAATATACTTCTGTTGGCGGACAGTGCAGCTGAATTAAATCTAATGTTTCTAATCCAGTTCGTTTTAAACTGTCTTCCACAAATTTTTGAAGTACTTTTGGTGTATAGCCTTCATTTACATGTGGATTGATTTGGCGTCCGCATTTTGTAGCCACAAAAATGCGTTCTGATCGGGATCGAACTACTCGTCCAACGGCAGTTTCGCTCAATCCATTTTCATAAACATCAGCAGTATCGATAAAGTTTACACCATTATCTATGGCAGTATTCAAAAGTTCGTCAGCTGTTTTATTATCAAAACCCGATCCCCATTTTCCTCCAACCTGCCAAGTACCAAGTGAGATTTCAGAGATATTAAAGTTTGTTTTTCCTAGTTTTCTGTAGTTCATTTTTTTTCTTTTTAGTTACAAAGAATCAAAGAGACAAAGTGACAAAGATTTTTTGTTGAAAAGATTCAAAGTTTTTTAATCAGTTTAAAAACCTTTGTCACTTTGTCTCTTTGCAACTTTGAACCTTTTAGTCAAATAAATCCGAAGACAAGTAGCGATCACCTCTATCACAGATAACGGCAACGACAACTCCAGATTCTAATTTTTCGGCAATTTTTAAGGCTACTGCAACAGAACCTCCGCTGCTCATTCCTGCAAAAACGCCTTCTTCTAATGCTAATCTTTTGGTCATTTCTCGGGCTTCTTCTTCGCTTACATCAACAACCGTATCTACTTTAGAGGCATCAAAAATTTTCGGAAGATATTCTTGCGGCCATTTACGGATTCCAGGAATTTGAGAGCCATCGCTTGGCTGCGCACCAATGATTTGAACATTTGGATTTTTTTCCTTTAAATAAGTCGAAGTTCCTATGATGGTTCCTGTTGTTCCCATTGCAGATACGAAGTGAGTTACAGTTCCTTCAGTATCGTTCCATATTTCTGGCCCAGTTGTTTTATAATGTGCTTTCCAGTTATCGTCATTAGCAAACTGATTTAGCATTAAATAACCACCTTGTTCGACTTTTTTATCTGCATAATCACGTGAACCGATAATTCCTTCGCTTGCAGGTGTTAGAATTACGGTAGCGCCGTAAGCACGCATAGTTTGTGTACGTTCTTTTGTTGAATCTTCAGGTAAAACCAATTCGATTTCTATACCAAATAATTGCGCAATCATGGCAAGTGCAATTCCAGTATTACCGCTGGTTGCTTCAATTAATTTATCTCCTTTTTTGATTTCGCCTCTTTCTAAGGCGGCGGCAATCATATTGTATGCAGCTCTGTCTTTTACGCTTCCTCCAGGATTGTTTCCTTCTAGTTTAAGTAAAAGTTTTACATTTTTATTTTGAACCAAATTGACAGTTTCCATCAAAGGAGTATTCCCAATTAGGTTTAATAATTTCTGTGGACTCATTTTATTTTTTTTCTTTTATTTTAACTTCAGTAGTAGTGGTATTTAATACAATAGAATCTTCAGGAATAGATTTAGTCACCCATGCATTTCCGCCTACAATACTATTTTTTCCAATTACAGTTTCGCCTCCTAAAATTGTAGCATTAGCATAAATGCAGACATTAGCCTCGACTGTTGGAT
This portion of the Flavobacterium panacagri genome encodes:
- a CDS encoding sensor histidine kinase, encoding MTLLATAITLLVLNKLITPIKKASKALDDYRSSRKMSVLPTEYTDEAGLLLCNIQESIYEAESFINEKQDLVYMLSHDLKNFAGNPQGLARLIISENPSESVVNLAELICESTDLQFRYIENFIKLLKEQDEVVKVNPEIKTVLFPNILPFINEQVEQRLFDKNIKLNLVLECVEAKLKIDEGLLIQVLVNLISNAVKFSYFDSEIKVRIYSEDSKLILTVKDSGIGFDKHQIEELFKKFTKMSRLGTANESSTGIGLYLCKKIIERNKGRLSASSDGKNRGAEFRIEFDI
- the cysM gene encoding cysteine synthase CysM, producing MSPQKLLNLIGNTPLMETVNLVQNKNVKLLLKLEGNNPGGSVKDRAAYNMIAAALERGEIKKGDKLIEATSGNTGIALAMIAQLFGIEIELVLPEDSTKERTQTMRAYGATVILTPASEGIIGSRDYADKKVEQGGYLMLNQFANDDNWKAHYKTTGPEIWNDTEGTVTHFVSAMGTTGTIIGTSTYLKEKNPNVQIIGAQPSDGSQIPGIRKWPQEYLPKIFDASKVDTVVDVSEEEAREMTKRLALEEGVFAGMSSGGSVAVALKIAEKLESGVVVAVICDRGDRYLSSDLFD
- a CDS encoding aldo/keto reductase gives rise to the protein MNYRKLGKTNFNISEISLGTWQVGGKWGSGFDNKTADELLNTAIDNGVNFIDTADVYENGLSETAVGRVVRSRSERIFVATKCGRQINPHVNEGYTPKVLQKFVEDSLKRTGLETLDLIQLHCPPTEVYYRPEIFELFDRLKEQGKILNLGVSVEKVEEALKAIEYSNVTTVQIIFNLFRQRPSELFFSEAKKKDIGVIARVPLASGLLTGTFSEKTTFEPQDHRNFNRNGEAFDKGETFSGIDYDLGLKAVEALKALFPEAQNLAPIALQWILSFNEISCIIPGASKVNHVLSNLSVYDTPKLTVEQISEMNKIYNNLIKPAVHQLW